The genomic interval CTTAAGTAACTCGGGCGATGCGCGTGCCGCAGAGCTGTTGTTGCCGATCGCCTTGAGTGAGAGCCTTCCACTGGACCTACGACGCGAAGCCATCAAAGGTGCGGCCCGCTCGAAAGCGGGCGTGCTGGAACTTGTGAAACTGGCAGAATCACAGAAAACCGATGAATCGCTGGCCCCAGCACTCTCGGCGGCGTTTTATGGATCATCCGTCGAAGACGCTCGGCTGGCGGCTGCAAAGCTGTTCCCTTTGCCACCCGGAAAGGATTCGAAGCCATTGCCGCCGTTGACGGAATTGGCCCAGATGAAAGGCAATCTCAACAACGGCCAGAAGTTGTTCGCTTCGATCGGGAAGTGCAATACCTGCCACATCGTGAACGACGCCGGAAAGGAAGTCGGACCGAATCTTTCAGAGATCGGTGCGAAACTGAGTCGTCAGGCGATGTTTGAATCGATCGTGTTTCCGAGTGCGGGGATCAGCCATAACTATGAATCCTCGATCCTCGCCCTCAAAGATGGCACAACTCAGACCGGCATCATCACGAGCGAAGATCCTGACAGCATCAGCATCAAGGGAATTGATGCGATCGTGCGAAGAATCCCGCGCGATGAAATCGAAGAGCGTGTAAAACAAAAGATCTCGCTGATGCCGGCCGACCTGCCGAAGATCCTGTCCCAAGAGGAATTGGCAGACATTGTCGAATATCTGACCACGCTCAAGAAATCAAAAAAGTGATGGCAAACCGCCTGTTGAAACAGACGGGAATGGGCTTTGGCCTGACTCACAAACGCCATGATCTCGTGCCGACATTGCGGCCCATTCCCCTATTTCAATAGGTTGCTACTCCTCGGCCCGATGCAGACCGGAAAAGAGATTCCGCATGTTGAAACCTCAAGACGTGGCATTGACGCCCCGCGTGCAACTGGCCGATCTGGCCCCGCTGATTAGTCTCGGCACATTGATCCTGGTGTTTTCTCTCGTTGCCAGCGATTTCGTCAGCCTCAGTACGTTCTCGTTGATCATGAAGCAAGGGGCCGTGTTGGCCATTGTTGCAACGGGCCTGACCTTTGTCCTGCTCTGCGCGGAAATCGATTTGTCTGTCGGCATGATTGCCTTGTTGGCATCCTGTTTTTGCGGTGTTCTTTGGGAATCCTCTTTTGCAGCGGGGCCCAAAGAAATCAATGGAACGGCGAACGTCTCGCTGCTGACCATGGCCATTGTGATCTTCGTCCCGCTCATCACCGCGATTCTGCTGGGACTGGTTTCGGGATATCTGACAATCTCATCGGGCCTGCCAAGTTTTATCATCACTCTGGCGATGATGAACATCGCCTTGGGGCTGGCCCGCTTCCTGACGCGAAGTCAGAAATTTGCCGTGCCGCCGGTCCTCGTGCGGCTTGGAAATGCCCAAGTTCTGGAAATAAACGGCCAGCGATTGGGCACGCTCAGTATTCCGCAAAGTGCGGTCGTCGCCGCGGTGGTGATGATTGTGGCACATATTGTATTGCAGCACACCCGGTTCGGCCGGTACGTCTATATGACAGGCGGCAATCGCCAGGCCGCCCGGCTTGCCGGGGTTCGCACGGAACGAATCGTGATTGCTTGCCTCGCGATCTGTGCCGGAACCGCCGCATGTGGAGGCCTGGTCACCGCGGGACGCATGAACGGAGTCACCCTCGACCAGAACGTCGACCTGCTTCTCGACGCAGTTGCTTGCGTCGTACTGGGTGGCACCAGTCTCTTCGGCGGTGAAGGCAGCATCGGCCGGACGCTGATAGGAGTCCTCAGCTTCACCGTACTGAAGGTGGGACTCAATCTGACCAACGTCGAGCGGCTGGTCAAACAGCTGCCGATTTCGCCGGCATTGAAAGAAACGTGGCTCAAAGCGAGTTGGGTCACACAGTTCGACCTGCTACGCCCGTTCTTGCTGGGTGTGGTGTTGATGATCGCACTCGTCATTCACGGTCGGCTCGTGAAACGACGCACCGACGCCTGAGGGAATCAGCCCCACCCGTTACGGCGCAACCATTCACGGTTTCGACTTGGCGACATCCAGGCAGAGCAAATTGTCTTCACTTCGCAGGTAAAGCCGTCCACGGGAAAGAACGGGAGCCGCCCAGGCAGGGTATCGAACCTGCTTGAATGATGCTCGGCTGATCTGCTCGAACTTTTCCCGATTCAGGCGAGCCAAAGCTAGAACACCACGCTCACCAAGGATGATGTATTTTCCGTCAACGGCAATTTTGGAACCACGGCCAAAGATCGTGGCAGGCTTGCCGTTCACGTCGACGATCTCGCCTTGACCGTTGATCCGCAGTTGATTGAGCGGACCATCGTAACCGTTCGTTTCCCACTGCAACTCGCCCGTTTTGAAATCGAGGCACTGCAGCATTCCTTCCTCTTCATGACGGCCACTAAAACCATAGATGCAGCCATCACGATAAATCGGTGTCGACCAGTGCGTCGACATCCCGCGTTTATTGCGCCAGACAACTTCATAATCAGTCCCCGCTGGCTGAACCTTGAGCAACGCAGCCCCGGTTTCGTATGCGGCTGACAAGAAGATATTGTCGTCGACAACGACGGGCCTGGCCGCGTTCACCGATTCGTGGACGCGGGCGCGGAACCAGTACTTGAAACGCAGTGATCCGTCTTGAGGGTTCAGCGAAACCAGCCCCTGCCGCATCAGACACAACAAGTGCTTTTGACCATGAATGGTCGCAACGATGGGCGAGGAATAGCTGACGATCATTTCCTTGCCAGTCCAGCGGTAGGGCTTGCCTCCCTGATCCGTCTCGACATTGTCCCAGGTCTTTTGACCGACACTTTCCCAAACTGTCTTTCCAGTCTCTGCATCGAATGCGACGACGCCCGAATCAGGCTGGCCGCCGACCAATACGATCAACAAGTTTCCTTCCAGAATCGGCGTACATCCCGCTCCAAAGAAGTGCCCCGGTACGTCCCACTCCTTGGCCGTATCGTGTTCCCACACCAGCTTGCCCGTTTCGAGATCGAGACAGACCAAACGTCCCTGGGCACCGAACGTATAACAACGGGTCCTGGTCAGGACGGGCGAACAGCGTGGCCCGTTGTTGTAGCCATAGGGATCTGAAAAATCGGTGTCGTAGTCATAGCTCCACAGCGGCGTTCCATCGTCCGCCTGAACGCATTCGATCAAATCTCGGTCACGTTGCCGATGGTGAATCACCAGCCGGTTTCCCAGCACCGATGGCGAGCTATACCCCTTACCAATCCGCTTCTGCCACAGCACCGGTGGCCCATCGTCGGGCCATTCGTCAAGCAAGCCCGTTTCGTCCGAAACCCCGGTCCCATGTGGACCAAGAAAACTCGACCAGTCGTGCCCCGGACGATCACCTGCGGGTACAACCGTCTTGGCCTGCTTCCCCGTGGGCGCTTTGGGAGAGTCAGCATGAACGGCTGCGGTTGGCAGCAGCAGCAGCGTGATACCGCATGAAACACACCTCGCGATCGTTGCCACGCACACTCGCTGAATGAGACTTTTCACTTTGGACGCTCACAACAAAAGAAAAGAAGCCCGGCAGCAGTAACTACCGAGCTTCTAAAAATAATTCATTTCGACGTCATCAAACAGTCAGACGGCAGAAACACGGAAACTCAGTTCCGCCTTCGACCGCGAACGTTGATCACTTGAAGTCACCTGGGTTACCGAACAAGCCACCACCGGCGCCTGTCGCTTTTCCACCACGGAGCGGCTCTTTGCGTTTGCGCTCGTAGGCTTCACCCTTGCCAGGTGCCAGATCTTCGTCTTTCGGCTTCTCTGGCTTCTGCTTCAACGCCTTCATCGAAAGACTGATTCGCTGACGATCGGGAGCAACTTCCAAAACCTGAGCCTGGATCTCTTGTCCGACATTGACGACATCCGTCACTTTGCGAATTCGCTGATGGTCGATTTCGCTGATATGAATCAGGCCTTCGACGCCTGGTTCGAGTTCCACGAACGCACCGAAATCGGTCGTACGAGTGACCTTACCGGACACTTCTTTACCAACGGCATACGTTTCGTTGACGCTGCCCCAGGGGTTGTGCGCCAGTTGTCGCATCCCGAGACCGATTTTTTGTTTTTCACGATCGAGCGACAGCACGACGACGTCGCACTGCTGACCTTCCTGCAGGACTTCTGACGGATGCTTCACCCGCGTCCAGCTCATTTCACCAATGTGGAGGAAGCCATCCGCTCCGCCCAAATCGATGAATGCGCCATAGTCCTTGATCGTTTTAACGGTTCCCGAGTACTGCTGACCGACTTCCACCTTTTCCCAGAAGGCCCCGGCCAGCTCTTTGCGTTCGGCGATCATGACCGCACGGCGGCTGACGACCAGATTTCGCTTGGCGGGGTTCAATTCGGTGATCTGCACCGTCAACTTCTGGCCGACCAGGCTTTCCATCGACGATACAAACCCGAGATCGACCTGACTGGCGGGAAGGAATGCCCGCATCCCGCCGACGGTCACTTCCAGACCACCCTTGTTTGTCTTGTTGACGATACACTCGGTGATCTGACCAACGTTCAGTTCGTCCCAGTTCCCGCGTGCCTTGCGGGTCGCCTTGGGAAGATTGACCATGATGACGCTGTTCTCGGGATCGTATTTTTCGACGATGACCAAGAACTCTTCACCAACTCGTGGTTGCTTTCCTTGTGGAAACTGACGCACGGGCAGAACGCCTGGCGAACGGTAGCCGACTTCGCAGAAGACATCGTCGGCTGTCACGCTTTGGACTTTTGCCTTGAGCTTCGCACCCGATTCCAGTTGATCTTCGCTCGCTGGCAAATCCGACGTCGATGACGAAGGATTCAACGCCCCAGGAGGCGCTTCGGTCGGAGCAATCATCTGGCCCGACATCGCGGCTTCGATTTCTTTCTCGAGCCCATCGTCAAGCGACAACTGCTTGGGCGGAAGTTCGATCTGGCCGAGCGGCACGTTGGGGTTCGCTGCGACAGCGCCTTCCGCAGCGGCCAATGCGGCCTCTTCGGATTCGACTTCGGCACCGATGCTTCCCACGGCCCGTGACTGACTGTCATTCACGGTTGGAT from Schlesneria paludicola DSM 18645 carries:
- a CDS encoding ABC transporter permease; protein product: MLKPQDVALTPRVQLADLAPLISLGTLILVFSLVASDFVSLSTFSLIMKQGAVLAIVATGLTFVLLCAEIDLSVGMIALLASCFCGVLWESSFAAGPKEINGTANVSLLTMAIVIFVPLITAILLGLVSGYLTISSGLPSFIITLAMMNIALGLARFLTRSQKFAVPPVLVRLGNAQVLEINGQRLGTLSIPQSAVVAAVVMIVAHIVLQHTRFGRYVYMTGGNRQAARLAGVRTERIVIACLAICAGTAACGGLVTAGRMNGVTLDQNVDLLLDAVACVVLGGTSLFGGEGSIGRTLIGVLSFTVLKVGLNLTNVERLVKQLPISPALKETWLKASWVTQFDLLRPFLLGVVLMIALVIHGRLVKRRTDA
- a CDS encoding outer membrane protein assembly factor BamB family protein translates to MATIARCVSCGITLLLLPTAAVHADSPKAPTGKQAKTVVPAGDRPGHDWSSFLGPHGTGVSDETGLLDEWPDDGPPVLWQKRIGKGYSSPSVLGNRLVIHHRQRDRDLIECVQADDGTPLWSYDYDTDFSDPYGYNNGPRCSPVLTRTRCYTFGAQGRLVCLDLETGKLVWEHDTAKEWDVPGHFFGAGCTPILEGNLLIVLVGGQPDSGVVAFDAETGKTVWESVGQKTWDNVETDQGGKPYRWTGKEMIVSYSSPIVATIHGQKHLLCLMRQGLVSLNPQDGSLRFKYWFRARVHESVNAARPVVVDDNIFLSAAYETGAALLKVQPAGTDYEVVWRNKRGMSTHWSTPIYRDGCIYGFSGRHEEEGMLQCLDFKTGELQWETNGYDGPLNQLRINGQGEIVDVNGKPATIFGRGSKIAVDGKYIILGERGVLALARLNREKFEQISRASFKQVRYPAWAAPVLSRGRLYLRSEDNLLCLDVAKSKP
- a CDS encoding 30S ribosomal protein S1, which encodes MNGEVMTPQDGQVESVQTLSPTQTLSPTVAPSESVTETPVATETPAIAASEPEPSNAAETASDETRKRPQLNPTVNDSQSRAVGSIGAEVESEEAALAAAEGAVAANPNVPLGQIELPPKQLSLDDGLEKEIEAAMSGQMIAPTEAPPGALNPSSSTSDLPASEDQLESGAKLKAKVQSVTADDVFCEVGYRSPGVLPVRQFPQGKQPRVGEEFLVIVEKYDPENSVIMVNLPKATRKARGNWDELNVGQITECIVNKTNKGGLEVTVGGMRAFLPASQVDLGFVSSMESLVGQKLTVQITELNPAKRNLVVSRRAVMIAERKELAGAFWEKVEVGQQYSGTVKTIKDYGAFIDLGGADGFLHIGEMSWTRVKHPSEVLQEGQQCDVVVLSLDREKQKIGLGMRQLAHNPWGSVNETYAVGKEVSGKVTRTTDFGAFVELEPGVEGLIHISEIDHQRIRKVTDVVNVGQEIQAQVLEVAPDRQRISLSMKALKQKPEKPKDEDLAPGKGEAYERKRKEPLRGGKATGAGGGLFGNPGDFK